One Mangrovimonas cancribranchiae DNA segment encodes these proteins:
- the acs gene encoding acetate--CoA ligase, giving the protein MSNYHIKHLEEYYQVYRKSVRNPEVFWEEVAEEHFVWRKRWNNVLQWDFSKPEIKWFEGAQLNITENCIDRHLNTRGDKTAIIFEPNNPDEETQHISYRELHDRVCRFANVLKEKGIGKGDRVCIYLPMIPELAISVLACARIGAIHSVVFAGFSSTALATRINDSECKMVITSDGSYRGAKTIDLKSIVDEALEDCSSIESVLVAKRINSNIKMKEGRDYWLQPLLDEAYHDCDPVVMDAEDPLFILYTSGSTGKPKGMVHSSGGYMVYTAYTFKNVFQYREDDVYWCTADIGWITGHSYIVYGPLLNGATTLMFEGVPSYPDFGRFWEIVDKHQVNQFYTAPTAIRALAKEGMDHVEKYDLSSLKVLGTVGEPINEEAWHWYDDNIGKKKAPIVDTWWQTETGGIMISPIPFATPTKPTYATLPFIGIQPALMDENGEEIKGNQVDGRLCIKYPWPSMARTIWGDHQRYKDTYFSAFENMYFTGDGALRDEVGYYRITGRVDDVVIVSGHNLGTAPIEDAINEHPAVSESAIVGFPHDIKGNALYGYVILKETGESRNHDNLRKEINQLITEQIGPIAKLDKIQFTKGLPKTRSGKIMRRILRKIASKDTSNLGDTSTLLNPEVVQDIMDNVL; this is encoded by the coding sequence ATGAGTAATTATCATATTAAACATTTAGAAGAATATTATCAGGTTTATAGAAAATCTGTTAGGAACCCAGAGGTGTTTTGGGAAGAAGTTGCCGAAGAACATTTTGTATGGCGTAAACGATGGAATAACGTATTGCAATGGGACTTTTCAAAACCAGAAATTAAATGGTTTGAAGGTGCCCAACTTAACATTACCGAAAACTGTATTGATAGACACCTAAACACAAGAGGCGATAAAACTGCCATTATTTTCGAACCTAATAACCCAGATGAAGAGACACAACATATATCTTACAGAGAATTGCACGATCGCGTATGCAGATTTGCAAATGTGCTAAAGGAAAAAGGTATTGGTAAAGGTGATCGCGTGTGTATTTATTTACCTATGATTCCTGAGTTAGCTATTTCAGTTTTAGCTTGCGCCAGAATAGGTGCTATTCATTCGGTTGTATTTGCTGGTTTTTCATCAACAGCTTTAGCCACGAGAATTAATGATAGCGAATGTAAAATGGTCATTACTTCAGATGGCTCTTACAGAGGTGCAAAAACGATAGATCTTAAAAGTATTGTAGATGAAGCTTTAGAAGATTGTAGTAGTATAGAAAGTGTTTTAGTAGCAAAGCGAATAAATAGCAATATTAAAATGAAAGAAGGTCGCGACTATTGGTTACAACCTTTATTGGATGAAGCTTATCATGATTGCGATCCAGTGGTTATGGACGCAGAAGATCCGTTATTTATTTTGTATACGTCAGGCTCTACAGGAAAACCAAAAGGAATGGTGCATTCCAGTGGCGGATATATGGTTTATACAGCCTATACTTTTAAAAACGTTTTTCAATATAGAGAAGATGATGTGTATTGGTGTACGGCAGATATAGGCTGGATTACTGGCCATAGTTATATTGTTTATGGGCCATTATTAAATGGCGCAACAACCCTAATGTTCGAAGGTGTTCCAAGCTACCCCGATTTTGGACGTTTTTGGGAAATTGTAGATAAACATCAAGTAAATCAATTTTACACAGCGCCAACAGCTATAAGAGCTCTAGCTAAAGAAGGAATGGATCATGTAGAAAAATATGACTTATCTTCATTAAAAGTTTTAGGAACCGTAGGTGAACCTATAAATGAAGAAGCTTGGCACTGGTACGATGATAATATAGGTAAGAAAAAAGCTCCTATTGTAGATACCTGGTGGCAAACCGAAACAGGAGGCATTATGATTTCACCAATACCTTTTGCAACACCAACAAAACCTACCTACGCAACATTACCATTTATTGGTATACAACCAGCTTTAATGGACGAAAATGGCGAGGAAATAAAAGGAAATCAAGTCGATGGACGATTATGTATTAAATACCCATGGCCATCAATGGCGCGTACCATTTGGGGAGATCATCAAAGATATAAAGATACATACTTCTCGGCCTTTGAAAATATGTATTTTACTGGAGATGGCGCTTTACGTGATGAGGTTGGTTATTATAGAATTACAGGTCGTGTAGACGATGTTGTTATTGTGTCTGGACATAACTTAGGAACAGCACCAATTGAAGATGCTATTAACGAGCATCCAGCAGTTTCCGAAAGTGCTATTGTAGGATTCCCTCATGATATTAAAGGAAATGCCTTGTATGGCTATGTTATTTTAAAGGAAACAGGCGAAAGTCGTAACCACGATAACCTTCGAAAGGAAATTAATCAGTTAATTACCGAGCAAATTGGCCCTATTGCTAAACTAGATAAAATTCAATTTACAAAAGGCTTGCCAAAAACAAGAAGTGGAAAAATTATGCGTCGTATTTTAAGAAAAATAGCGAGTAAAGATACGTCTAATCTAGGCGATACGAGCACGTTATTAAATCCAGAAGTTGTTCAAGATATTATGGACAACGTACTTTAG
- a CDS encoding Crp/Fnr family transcriptional regulator: MNFQPLLKYMKNYVSLTQEEAEFLVSKLVYRKYLKGQYILQQGDVSKAQCFITKGCTKMFFVDDEGQEHIIMFSIEDWWTSDLGSFSTQSPTDFNVQCLEDTETIQFHINSIEEIFEKIPKMERFFRQIIERAFVASQKRIIRNFSMTAKDRYVFFRETYPKIEQRIPQYLIASYLGITKEFLSKIKSQLVLKN, from the coding sequence ATGAATTTTCAACCACTTTTAAAATACATGAAAAACTATGTGTCGTTAACCCAAGAAGAGGCCGAATTCTTGGTTAGCAAACTGGTGTATCGTAAGTATTTAAAAGGACAATATATATTACAACAAGGCGATGTTAGTAAAGCGCAATGCTTTATTACGAAAGGATGTACTAAAATGTTTTTTGTCGATGATGAAGGTCAAGAACATATTATTATGTTTTCTATTGAAGATTGGTGGACATCAGATTTAGGGAGTTTTAGTACACAAAGTCCAACCGATTTTAATGTACAATGTTTGGAAGATACCGAAACCATTCAATTCCATATAAATTCCATTGAAGAGATTTTTGAAAAAATCCCTAAAATGGAGCGGTTTTTCAGACAAATAATTGAAAGAGCTTTTGTAGCATCGCAAAAACGAATTATCAGAAATTTTAGCATGACGGCTAAAGATAGATATGTATTTTTTAGAGAAACTTACCCAAAAATAGAACAGCGCATTCCACAGTATTTAATTGCTTCTTATCTAGGTATAACAAAAGAGTTTTTAAGTAAAATAAAAAGTCAATTAGTACTCAAAAACTAG
- a CDS encoding YceI family protein: MKLLTTAIIALTVLTNPIKKEKKMIKVDESKVEWKGYKVAGSHEGTINLTSGVLEFNDETLVGGEFKVDMTTISATDLEGDYKDKLDGHLKSDDFFGVESYPEATITFTKVTPKGKTSYTVEGDLTIKGKSNPVTFDMSVYGSKATASLKVDRSKYDVRYGSKSFFDNLKDKAIYDEFDLNVDLQF, encoded by the coding sequence ATGAAACTATTAACAACTGCTATTATAGCATTAACAGTATTGACAAATCCAATAAAAAAAGAAAAGAAAATGATTAAAGTAGATGAAAGTAAAGTAGAGTGGAAAGGCTATAAAGTAGCCGGATCTCACGAAGGAACAATTAATTTAACCTCAGGAGTACTTGAGTTTAACGACGAGACTTTAGTTGGCGGAGAATTTAAAGTAGATATGACTACTATTAGTGCAACAGACTTAGAAGGAGACTACAAAGACAAATTAGATGGTCATTTAAAAAGTGATGACTTTTTTGGTGTTGAAAGCTACCCAGAAGCAACCATTACATTTACAAAAGTAACACCAAAAGGCAAAACGTCTTATACCGTAGAAGGGGATTTAACTATTAAAGGAAAATCAAATCCTGTAACTTTCGATATGTCTGTTTACGGAAGCAAAGCAACGGCATCGTTAAAAGTAGATCGTTCTAAGTACGATGTACGTTACGGATCTAAAAGCTTTTTCGATAATTTAAAAGATAAAGCAATCTATGATGAGTTTGACTTAAATGTAGATTTACAGTTTTAA
- a CDS encoding outer membrane beta-barrel protein, whose amino-acid sequence MKKQLLFTLLSLTFFYNLTFSQISYDNGYFINESGKKTSCFIKNNDWRNNPDNFEYKLTANSDIKVASVDSIKEFGITNFSKYIRATVQIDKSSDNINNLSLNKTPEFEEETLFLNVLVEGNATLYLYENENLKRYFFNLNNGNVSQLIYKEYKSSATTISENNRYKQQLWNNLKCSSIQLKDIERLNYKQKSLTTFFIDYNNCTNPTKRTTNYDNKKSKSDFNVTIRPRLNSSSLEISDSQRDFDFSYENKLGFGIGLELEYIFPFNKNKWAVAVEPTYQSYESEATIKNLSNVSGGSLKSSVEYSSIDIPISARYYMFLNNKSKLFINASYLFSVDNSKSSFEALRVDDSSYASLDTKSGQGFAFGVGYKFINKISAEVRFHTSRNILNDYPIWDSNYNTISFIVGYTLF is encoded by the coding sequence ATGAAAAAACAATTACTTTTTACTCTATTAAGTCTAACTTTTTTTTACAATCTTACTTTTTCACAAATATCTTATGATAATGGATATTTTATAAATGAATCAGGGAAAAAAACCAGCTGTTTTATAAAAAATAATGATTGGAGAAATAACCCCGACAACTTTGAATATAAATTAACTGCTAATAGCGATATTAAAGTTGCAAGTGTTGACTCTATTAAAGAGTTTGGTATAACCAATTTCTCTAAATATATAAGGGCAACTGTGCAAATAGATAAATCTAGCGATAATATTAATAACTTGAGTTTAAATAAAACTCCTGAATTTGAAGAAGAAACATTATTTTTAAATGTTTTGGTTGAAGGAAATGCAACCTTATATTTGTACGAAAATGAAAATCTAAAACGATATTTTTTTAATTTGAATAACGGCAATGTTTCACAATTAATATATAAAGAATATAAATCGTCTGCGACTACTATTAGTGAAAACAACAGATATAAACAACAATTATGGAACAACTTAAAATGTTCCTCAATACAATTAAAGGATATAGAACGATTAAACTATAAACAAAAAAGCTTAACAACGTTTTTTATAGACTATAATAACTGCACCAATCCTACAAAAAGGACTACTAATTATGACAACAAAAAGAGTAAGTCTGATTTTAATGTAACTATAAGACCTCGTTTGAACAGTTCTTCTTTAGAAATTAGTGATAGTCAAAGAGATTTTGATTTTAGTTATGAAAATAAATTAGGTTTTGGAATAGGATTAGAATTAGAATACATCTTTCCTTTTAACAAAAACAAATGGGCAGTCGCTGTTGAGCCAACGTATCAAAGTTACGAATCGGAAGCAACAATAAAAAACCTGTCTAATGTTTCTGGTGGTTCTTTAAAATCTAGCGTAGAATATAGCTCGATTGATATACCAATATCTGCTAGATATTATATGTTTTTAAATAACAAATCTAAACTTTTTATTAACGCTTCTTATTTATTTAGTGTAGACAACTCTAAATCTTCGTTTGAAGCATTGAGAGTAGACGATTCAAGTTACGCCTCCTTAGATACTAAATCAGGACAGGGATTTGCTTTTGGAGTTGGTTATAAATTTATAAATAAAATTAGTGCTGAAGTTAGATTTCATACAAGTAGAAATATATTAAATGATTACCCCATTTGGGACTCTAACTATAATACAATATCTTTTATCGTAGGTTACACTCTTTTTTAA
- a CDS encoding multidrug effflux MFS transporter, whose protein sequence is MQNSTSPKHKVNLEFIGLMASLMAIVALSIDALLPALPDIANDLNVTDVSKNQLLITMIFLGLGIGQLIFGPLSDSFGRKPIIYTGFILFVIASIVCVTTNSFEMMIFGRILQGVGLAAPRTISISMVRDTYSGDYMARVMSIVVMVFILVPVVAPTIGQFLITFFDWHSIFNLNLIYGCLVMFWFWKKQPETLPENKRTKLSVGLFVNGTKEFLKYKSAIVYTLISGFITGSFMVYLSTSQQIFEHQYKLADLFPYIFASLAISIGFATFLNSALVVRFGMKKIAKTAAIAFCAISIFYVILFHNGTNPDLSVLVMFFALQFIAIGFLFGNLRSLAMEPVGHIAGVGAAINGFVSTIMAVPIANFIGSYVTDSVLPLFIGFSVCGVVSVLMMFLVKKS, encoded by the coding sequence ATGCAAAATTCCACTTCACCTAAACACAAAGTTAATTTAGAATTTATTGGTTTAATGGCATCGCTAATGGCTATTGTTGCCTTAAGTATTGATGCTTTATTACCTGCTTTACCAGATATTGCTAACGACCTTAACGTCACCGATGTTTCTAAAAATCAGTTATTAATTACGATGATTTTTCTGGGACTTGGTATTGGACAACTTATTTTTGGGCCACTCTCAGATAGCTTTGGCAGAAAACCTATTATTTACACAGGCTTCATTTTATTCGTTATAGCAAGTATTGTTTGCGTAACGACCAACAGCTTTGAAATGATGATTTTTGGTCGTATTTTACAAGGTGTAGGCTTGGCTGCACCAAGAACTATTAGTATTTCTATGGTTCGCGATACGTATAGCGGCGATTACATGGCTAGAGTAATGTCTATTGTCGTTATGGTATTTATTTTGGTTCCTGTAGTAGCACCAACAATAGGCCAATTTTTAATTACGTTTTTCGATTGGCATTCTATTTTTAATCTTAACTTAATTTATGGGTGTTTAGTGATGTTTTGGTTTTGGAAAAAACAACCTGAAACACTTCCAGAGAATAAACGTACAAAACTATCTGTTGGTTTATTTGTTAATGGTACTAAGGAATTTTTAAAATACAAAAGCGCTATTGTTTACACGTTAATTTCTGGTTTTATTACAGGATCGTTTATGGTGTATTTAAGCACTTCGCAACAAATTTTTGAACATCAATATAAGTTAGCCGATTTGTTTCCTTACATTTTTGCTAGTTTAGCTATTTCTATAGGCTTTGCTACATTTTTAAATAGCGCTTTGGTGGTACGTTTTGGCATGAAAAAAATAGCCAAAACAGCAGCCATTGCCTTTTGTGCTATTTCAATTTTTTACGTTATTCTTTTTCACAATGGTACAAATCCAGATCTTTCTGTTTTGGTGATGTTTTTTGCGCTTCAGTTTATAGCTATTGGGTTTTTATTTGGAAACCTAAGATCCTTAGCCATGGAACCTGTAGGTCATATTGCTGGGGTTGGCGCTGCTATTAATGGCTTTGTTTCAACTATTATGGCTGTTCCTATTGCTAATTTTATAGGAAGTTATGTTACTGATAGTGTGTTACCTTTATTTATAGGCTTTTCGGTTTGTGGAGTTGTCTCTGTATTAATGATGTTTTTAGTGAAAAAAAGCTGA
- a CDS encoding DUF1579 domain-containing protein has translation MKKLFLVLVPLLFCGVSFSQTPEEMKAWQENMTPSKYHKWLASMNGEWDAVVKMWMAPSQPPNISKATTINEMIMNGLYLRSTHTGKMMEQPFMGESIMGYDNAKKEFISTWIDNFGSSIMLLKGYLKEDNTLILEGNMLDPASEQEMHVKEVLTILSEDSHKFDMYMIVDEQEIKTMEIQYTRKK, from the coding sequence ATGAAAAAACTATTCTTAGTACTTGTACCGTTACTATTTTGTGGAGTAAGTTTCTCGCAAACACCAGAAGAAATGAAAGCTTGGCAAGAGAACATGACACCAAGCAAATACCATAAATGGTTAGCCTCTATGAATGGTGAATGGGATGCCGTTGTTAAAATGTGGATGGCCCCTAGTCAACCACCTAATATTTCCAAAGCCACTACCATTAATGAAATGATTATGAATGGGCTCTACCTACGTTCTACTCATACTGGAAAAATGATGGAGCAACCCTTTATGGGAGAAAGTATTATGGGCTACGATAATGCTAAAAAAGAATTTATCTCGACATGGATAGACAATTTTGGCAGTAGTATCATGCTATTAAAAGGCTATTTAAAAGAGGACAATACCTTAATTTTAGAAGGTAATATGCTCGATCCAGCTAGCGAACAAGAAATGCATGTTAAAGAGGTCTTAACCATACTTTCTGAAGATTCTCATAAGTTTGACATGTACATGATTGTTGACGAACAAGAGATTAAGACTATGGAAATTCAATATACTAGAAAAAAATAA
- a CDS encoding HAMP domain-containing sensor histidine kinase — protein MNVTAEEKLKERIKELTCLYEISSLIANSNLKNLQPTLQAICRSLKKAVQFPKDVSVELIVENYNLHEGRATDGKVNMLAKINAFKTSIGAIIIGYSKDKYTTNSFLNEERQLLETIGLEIGKLFERKQITEREIRTKQQVERADRLSILGEITAGIAHELNTPLANILGYAELVKEQTQDNNTIVKDLDKIINSAIYSREVVKKLMFFSCEMPQHKTKTNIVPIITEAIKLLKPNFSKKQLSCCLQTQTDSVFYKVDTIQLTQVVFNIIMNAIYFSPEKGKIEVKLYEDNNNVYIDISDEGEGIESAKSELVFNPFYSTKDVGEGTGLGLSVVHGIMQSHQGSITHQPNDPKGTVFNLVFPK, from the coding sequence ATGAATGTTACAGCCGAAGAAAAATTAAAAGAGCGTATAAAAGAACTCACTTGCTTGTATGAGATAAGTTCTCTTATAGCAAACTCTAACTTAAAGAATTTGCAGCCCACTTTGCAAGCCATTTGCAGGAGTTTAAAAAAAGCGGTGCAATTTCCAAAGGATGTATCGGTAGAATTAATAGTCGAAAACTATAATTTACACGAAGGGAGAGCAACAGATGGTAAAGTTAATATGTTAGCCAAAATTAACGCATTTAAAACGTCTATAGGAGCAATAATTATTGGGTATTCTAAAGATAAGTATACCACAAATAGTTTTTTAAACGAGGAGCGTCAGTTGTTAGAAACAATAGGTTTAGAAATAGGTAAACTATTTGAGAGAAAACAAATAACCGAACGTGAAATTCGCACAAAACAGCAAGTTGAAAGAGCAGATAGATTATCAATTTTAGGCGAAATTACTGCAGGAATAGCACATGAACTAAATACCCCTTTGGCAAATATTTTAGGATATGCTGAATTGGTAAAAGAACAAACACAGGATAATAACACTATAGTTAAAGATCTAGATAAAATTATTAATAGTGCCATATATTCTAGAGAGGTTGTGAAAAAGTTAATGTTTTTTTCTTGCGAAATGCCACAGCATAAAACAAAAACCAATATTGTACCTATTATTACAGAAGCCATAAAATTGTTAAAACCTAATTTTTCTAAAAAGCAACTATCTTGTTGCCTACAAACACAAACAGATAGTGTTTTTTATAAAGTCGATACCATACAATTAACTCAAGTAGTGTTTAATATTATAATGAATGCCATATATTTTTCTCCAGAAAAAGGAAAAATAGAAGTAAAATTATATGAAGATAACAACAATGTTTACATAGATATTTCAGATGAGGGAGAAGGTATAGAGTCCGCGAAATCAGAATTAGTTTTCAATCCATTTTATTCAACAAAAGATGTTGGAGAAGGTACAGGATTAGGGTTAAGTGTGGTACATGGTATTATGCAAAGTCACCAAGGAAGTATTACACACCAACCTAACGACCCAAAAGGAACCGTTTTTAATTTAGTTTTCCCAAAATAG